The Neoarius graeffei isolate fNeoGra1 chromosome 10, fNeoGra1.pri, whole genome shotgun sequence genome has a segment encoding these proteins:
- the zgc:101664 gene encoding shieldin complex subunit 3, translating to MDVCLHYKGDQDKWSDLVSISEKALEDFPRRVLPVFTPWFPSGADRSCPIKPKKSPPVISFSQQKSSEFFQQPEFVFPKSHCTDGQENFVDTSKRKLISIPAPANEHSKADFENVTKKCKRSWSVFSSKMKTFPRTQYISGQFHKTVQRYGLDSHQRAKWVISELNCLPQSIEEVWSKLSHAIKHCKLPTCNANYQRNLIQIWVYCDISYCEYIGNFLRENFQLSGELTLAVHKLGDIFKL from the coding sequence ATGGACGTATGTTTACACTACAAAGGTGACCAAGATAAATGGAGTGATTTGGTGTCGATATCCGAGAAGGCCCTAGAGGACTTTCCGCGTCGTGTTTTGCCAGTATTTACACCTTGGTTTCCTTCTGGCGCTGACAGATCTTGTCCAATTAAACCTAAAAAGTCTCCTCCTGTCATTTCATTTAGCCAGCAGAAAAGTTCCGAATTTTTCCAACAACCAGAGTTTGTTTTTCCTAAGAGTCACTGTACAGATGGTCAAGAGAATTTTGTGGACACCAGTAAGAGGAAATTAATATCCATCCCAGCACCTGCTAATGAACACTCCAAGGCAGATTTTGAGAATGTGACAAAGAAATGTAAACGCTCATGGAGTGTCTTTTCATCAAAAATGAAAACATTTCCAAGGACACAGTACATCTCTGGACAATTCCACAAAACTGTACAGAGATATGGACTTGACTCGCACCAGAGAGCAAAATGGGTAATTTCTGAGCTGAACTGTTTACCACAGAGCATTGAGGAAGTTTGGTCAAAGCTCAGCCATGCTATTAAGCACTGCAAGCTTCCAACATGCAATGCCAATTATCAAAGAAACTTGATCCAAATCTGGGTGTACTGTGACATATCTTACTGTGAATATATTGGAAATTTCTTGAGGGAAAATTTCCAGCTCTCAGGGGAACTCACTTTAGCTGTCCATAAACTAGGAGACATCTTTAAGTTGTAA
- the srp19 gene encoding signal recognition particle 19 kDa protein, with product MAYLTSNPADENRYLCIYPAYINSKKTLAEGRRIPIEKAVENPSCAEIRDVLTAAGMNVRIENKLYPREWNRDLQFRGRVRVQLKQENGSLCQEKFTSKKDVMFYVAEMIPKLKTRAQKSGGSDTGSQQGEGGKKGKKKKK from the exons ATGGCTTATCTAACAAGCAATCCTGCTGATGAAAACAG GTACTTGTGTATATATCCAGCTTACATTAACAGTAAAAAGACATTAGCAGAGGGTCGAAGAATACCAATCGAGAAG GCTGTGGAAAACCCATCCTGTGCTGAAATCAGGGATGTTCTAACTGCGGCAGGAATGAATGTCAGAATTGAG AACAAGCTGTATCCAAGGGAATGGAATAGAGATTTACAGTTCAGGGGAAGAGTGCGAGTTCAACTCAAACAAGAGAATGGAAGCTTGTGTCAGGAGAAATTTACTTCTA aaaaagATGTCATGTTCTATGTGGCTGAGATGATTCCAAAGTTAAAGACAAGAGCACAGAAAAGTGGAGGAAGTGACACAGGATCACAACAAGGAGAAGGAGggaagaaaggaaaaaagaagaagaagtag